From Primulina huaijiensis isolate GDHJ02 chromosome 15, ASM1229523v2, whole genome shotgun sequence, one genomic window encodes:
- the LOC140960002 gene encoding protein NPGR1 isoform X1, translating to MGFNKKFVSEKGTFLSHKKRLVIYFSWGFKGQKEEEMLCACSGEKFKFEEAVTQSPESLATRDFSASALSSRTGTVDWESKLEDAQVDEAESTLKEALSLNYEEARALLGRLEYQRGNFDAALQVFQGIDIKILMPRMSKAISDSIRKPKLRGGSRCGVASIMSLHSVSLILEAILLKAKSMAELGRIKEAAKECKIILDTVELALPNGISGGLCVESKILDMFHKALELLPKLWMQEGSLDEAVTSYRRALVKPWSLDPRKLADTQKDLAAILLYGGVESKSPSQYKTHEPAFLKNNTEESILLLFILMQKVLYGEIDWDPEIMDHLTFALTITGQFESLADHVEQVLPGIYNRTERWYFLALCYGAAGQNATAINLLKKVSGHSEAKHKIHLASFLLGAKLCAQVPNESLEGIDFAQRVIDISIDRSEHLNNEVHKFLGVCCGNAARMSISDFDRTKLYKDSLNSLNKASQIGIKDPEIYFNLGLENAIQRHFGPAFENAIMYSKIMAGCSGKGWKLMALVASGEHKLKDSGAIIDLALDEMEIIDQLELLRLKAVIQIAEENPKQAVETYRILLSLIQGLDEHEKNMDKVLTVRSLELEAWLDLAGVYSDHESWLDADICIEKAKATQTYSPRCWHATGCLFEARERHKEALVAFSVALSIDPDYVPSIVSTAKVLIKLGHDESLHVAKSFLMNALRLEHTNHDAWFSLGLAYKMEGSMQQAADSFQAAHELKVSAPVHSFI from the exons at gggttttaataaaaaatttgtgagTGAAAAGGGGACATTTTTATCACACAAGAAAAGGCTGGTGATATATTTTTCTTGGGGTTTCAAAGgacaaaaagaagaagaaatgttGTGCGCTTGTTCTGGAGAGAAATTCAAGTTTGAGGAGGCGGTGACTCAGTCTCCAGAGTCATTAGCTACAAGGGATTTCTCCGCAAGTGCACTTTCATCAAGAACTGGGACTGTTGATTGGGAATCAAAACTTGAAGATGCTCAAGTTGATGAAGCTGAATCAACCTTGAAAGAGGCACTTTCTCTTAACTATGAG GAGGCTAGAGCCCTGTTGGGGAGACTAGAATACCAGAGGGGTAATTTTGATGCTGCTCTGCAAGTTTTTCAAGGAATCGATATCAAAATCTTGATGCCTAGGATGTCAAAAGCTATCAGTGACAGCATTCGGAAACCGAAATTACGTGGCGGAAGTCGATGTGGTGTGGCTAGTATAATGTCACTGCATTCAGTGAGTCTAATTCTCGAAGCAATCTTGCTCAAAGCAAAATCTATGGCGGAGCTTGGACGAATTAAAG AAGCTGCAAAAGAGTGCAAAATCATCTTGGATACGGTTGAATTAGCTCTGCCAAATGGTATATCAGGGGGATTATGCGTTGAGAGCAAGATCCTCGATATGTTTCATAAAGCACTTGAGCTTCTTCCCAAACTTTGGATGCAGGAAGGCTCTCTAGATGAAGCGGTTACTTCATATCGAAGAGCTCTTGTAAAGCCTTGGAGCTTAGATCCTCGAAAACTTGCAGACacacagaaagatttggctgcTATATTGCTCTATGGTGGAGTTGAATCAAAAAGTCCATCTCAATATAAAACTCATGAACCAGCATTTCTGAAAAATAACACGGAAGAATCAATCCTCCTGTTATTTATACTTATGCAGAAGGTTTTGTACGGTGAAATAGATTGGGATCCAGAAATAATGGATCATTTAACTTTCGCACTCACAATCACGGGGCAGTTTGAGTCTTTGGCTGATCACGTGGAGCAAGTCCTTCCTGGTATATATAATCGAACAGAAAGATGGTATTTTCTTGCACTTTGTTATGGTGCTGCAGGTCAGAATGCAACAGCGATAAACCTTTTAAAGAAAGTGTCAGGCCATTCAGAAGCTAAGCACAAAATTCACTTGGCATCATTCTTGCTGGGAGCAAAGTTGTGTGCTCAAGTCCCGAATGAGTCATTGGAAGGGATAGATTTTGCACAAAGAGTGATAGATATTTCTATAGACCGAAGTGAGCATCTAAACAATGAAGTACATAAGTTTCTTGGGGTATGCTGTGGAAACGCAGCAAGAATGTccatttcagattttgataggACTAAATTGTACAAGGATTCACTTAACTCCTTAAACAAAGCTTCTCAAATTGGCATTAAAGATCCCGAGATTTATTTTAATCTCGGGCTGGAAAATGCGATTCAGCGGCACTTTGGCCCAGCTTTCGAAAATGCGATTATGTATTCTAAAATCATGGCAGGATGTTCGGGGAAGGGGTGGAAACTAATGGCACTTGTTGCTTCTGGAGAGCATAAACTAAAAGATTCCGGAGCCATCATCGACCTTGCTTTGGATGAAATGGAAATTATTGACCAGCTAGAACTTTTGAGGCTCAAAGCTGTCATTCAGATTGCTGAAGAAAACCCAAAGCAAGCAGTAGAAACCTACAGGATTTTGCTGTCTTTGATCCAAGGGCTTGACGAACATGAGAAGAACATGGATAAG GTCCTGACTGTGAGGAGCTTGGAATTAGAAGCCTGGCTAGATTTGGCTGGAGTTTATTCAGACCATGAGTCATGGCTTGATGCAGATATTTGCATAGAAAAAGCTAAGGCGACTCAGACTTACTCCCCTCGTTGTTGGCATGCAACAG GCTGTCTTTTTGAAGCTCGAGAAAGACACAAGGAAGCCCTCGTCGCCTTCTCGGTTGCATTATCAATAGATCCAGATTATGTCCCAAGCATTGTTTCAACTGCCAAAGTATTGATAAAATTGGGACATGATGAGTCACTTCATGTCGCGAAAAGTTTCTTGATGAATGCTCTTCGTTTGGAACATACAAACCATGACGCATGGTTCAGCCTCGGATTGGCGTATAAAATGGAAGGATCAATGCAGCAGGCAGCAGACTCTTTTCAAGCTGCACACGAGCTTAAGGTTTCTGCCCCCGTCCATAGCTTTATCTGA
- the LOC140960002 gene encoding protein NPGR1 isoform X2 — protein MLCACSGEKFKFEEAVTQSPESLATRDFSASALSSRTGTVDWESKLEDAQVDEAESTLKEALSLNYEEARALLGRLEYQRGNFDAALQVFQGIDIKILMPRMSKAISDSIRKPKLRGGSRCGVASIMSLHSVSLILEAILLKAKSMAELGRIKEAAKECKIILDTVELALPNGISGGLCVESKILDMFHKALELLPKLWMQEGSLDEAVTSYRRALVKPWSLDPRKLADTQKDLAAILLYGGVESKSPSQYKTHEPAFLKNNTEESILLLFILMQKVLYGEIDWDPEIMDHLTFALTITGQFESLADHVEQVLPGIYNRTERWYFLALCYGAAGQNATAINLLKKVSGHSEAKHKIHLASFLLGAKLCAQVPNESLEGIDFAQRVIDISIDRSEHLNNEVHKFLGVCCGNAARMSISDFDRTKLYKDSLNSLNKASQIGIKDPEIYFNLGLENAIQRHFGPAFENAIMYSKIMAGCSGKGWKLMALVASGEHKLKDSGAIIDLALDEMEIIDQLELLRLKAVIQIAEENPKQAVETYRILLSLIQGLDEHEKNMDKVLTVRSLELEAWLDLAGVYSDHESWLDADICIEKAKATQTYSPRCWHATGCLFEARERHKEALVAFSVALSIDPDYVPSIVSTAKVLIKLGHDESLHVAKSFLMNALRLEHTNHDAWFSLGLAYKMEGSMQQAADSFQAAHELKVSAPVHSFI, from the exons atgttGTGCGCTTGTTCTGGAGAGAAATTCAAGTTTGAGGAGGCGGTGACTCAGTCTCCAGAGTCATTAGCTACAAGGGATTTCTCCGCAAGTGCACTTTCATCAAGAACTGGGACTGTTGATTGGGAATCAAAACTTGAAGATGCTCAAGTTGATGAAGCTGAATCAACCTTGAAAGAGGCACTTTCTCTTAACTATGAG GAGGCTAGAGCCCTGTTGGGGAGACTAGAATACCAGAGGGGTAATTTTGATGCTGCTCTGCAAGTTTTTCAAGGAATCGATATCAAAATCTTGATGCCTAGGATGTCAAAAGCTATCAGTGACAGCATTCGGAAACCGAAATTACGTGGCGGAAGTCGATGTGGTGTGGCTAGTATAATGTCACTGCATTCAGTGAGTCTAATTCTCGAAGCAATCTTGCTCAAAGCAAAATCTATGGCGGAGCTTGGACGAATTAAAG AAGCTGCAAAAGAGTGCAAAATCATCTTGGATACGGTTGAATTAGCTCTGCCAAATGGTATATCAGGGGGATTATGCGTTGAGAGCAAGATCCTCGATATGTTTCATAAAGCACTTGAGCTTCTTCCCAAACTTTGGATGCAGGAAGGCTCTCTAGATGAAGCGGTTACTTCATATCGAAGAGCTCTTGTAAAGCCTTGGAGCTTAGATCCTCGAAAACTTGCAGACacacagaaagatttggctgcTATATTGCTCTATGGTGGAGTTGAATCAAAAAGTCCATCTCAATATAAAACTCATGAACCAGCATTTCTGAAAAATAACACGGAAGAATCAATCCTCCTGTTATTTATACTTATGCAGAAGGTTTTGTACGGTGAAATAGATTGGGATCCAGAAATAATGGATCATTTAACTTTCGCACTCACAATCACGGGGCAGTTTGAGTCTTTGGCTGATCACGTGGAGCAAGTCCTTCCTGGTATATATAATCGAACAGAAAGATGGTATTTTCTTGCACTTTGTTATGGTGCTGCAGGTCAGAATGCAACAGCGATAAACCTTTTAAAGAAAGTGTCAGGCCATTCAGAAGCTAAGCACAAAATTCACTTGGCATCATTCTTGCTGGGAGCAAAGTTGTGTGCTCAAGTCCCGAATGAGTCATTGGAAGGGATAGATTTTGCACAAAGAGTGATAGATATTTCTATAGACCGAAGTGAGCATCTAAACAATGAAGTACATAAGTTTCTTGGGGTATGCTGTGGAAACGCAGCAAGAATGTccatttcagattttgataggACTAAATTGTACAAGGATTCACTTAACTCCTTAAACAAAGCTTCTCAAATTGGCATTAAAGATCCCGAGATTTATTTTAATCTCGGGCTGGAAAATGCGATTCAGCGGCACTTTGGCCCAGCTTTCGAAAATGCGATTATGTATTCTAAAATCATGGCAGGATGTTCGGGGAAGGGGTGGAAACTAATGGCACTTGTTGCTTCTGGAGAGCATAAACTAAAAGATTCCGGAGCCATCATCGACCTTGCTTTGGATGAAATGGAAATTATTGACCAGCTAGAACTTTTGAGGCTCAAAGCTGTCATTCAGATTGCTGAAGAAAACCCAAAGCAAGCAGTAGAAACCTACAGGATTTTGCTGTCTTTGATCCAAGGGCTTGACGAACATGAGAAGAACATGGATAAG GTCCTGACTGTGAGGAGCTTGGAATTAGAAGCCTGGCTAGATTTGGCTGGAGTTTATTCAGACCATGAGTCATGGCTTGATGCAGATATTTGCATAGAAAAAGCTAAGGCGACTCAGACTTACTCCCCTCGTTGTTGGCATGCAACAG GCTGTCTTTTTGAAGCTCGAGAAAGACACAAGGAAGCCCTCGTCGCCTTCTCGGTTGCATTATCAATAGATCCAGATTATGTCCCAAGCATTGTTTCAACTGCCAAAGTATTGATAAAATTGGGACATGATGAGTCACTTCATGTCGCGAAAAGTTTCTTGATGAATGCTCTTCGTTTGGAACATACAAACCATGACGCATGGTTCAGCCTCGGATTGGCGTATAAAATGGAAGGATCAATGCAGCAGGCAGCAGACTCTTTTCAAGCTGCACACGAGCTTAAGGTTTCTGCCCCCGTCCATAGCTTTATCTGA
- the LOC140960286 gene encoding uncharacterized protein, translated as MGSLSHDRDPNKPTLSTESQQKKFSVAVEKVENRNNTSKISSLSSSTSFSSSSSSSSSPDSPLVYDPFGDNDLFTPSIVSSHIDTTVSENSKETSNIQSAPPNANTVSVTDAPPTQTMEHNPTTSSYRIPSHVFARNKSTAPTDWSVASNESLFSIQMGNMSFTNDHIFWKSGELRAGDQTSTSGQMFSYSAVQCAGSKAGADTRSRELGIAEATMKEVIRDSENQKNEKSLAQATEARCVSHRSEGSRTSTKSFAFCTMTGDHDKGASIGYAASLKRTSQEQSRPHSTITEEPETEPSNTTGNVATRPRWFPCVPSCWSWC; from the exons ATGGGATCGCTTTCACATGATCGTGATCCGAATAAGCCAACACTATCCACAGAATCCcagcaaaaaaaattttctgTTGCTGTTGAAAAGGTCGAAAATCGCAACAATACGAGCAAAATATCAAGTCTCTCTTCCTCTACTTCtttctcctcctcctcctcttcttcttcttcacctGATTCCCCATTAGTCTACGACCCTTTTGGAGACAATGATCTATTCACTCCAAGCATTGTCTCTTCACACATTGACACTACGGTCTCCGAAAATTCCAAGGAAACATCGAATATTCAATCAGCACCACCCAATGCCAATACTGTATCAGTAACTGACGCCCCTCCTACACAAACAATGGAGCATAATCCCACCACTTCTTCATATAGGATCCCATCTCATGTATTCGCAAGAAACAAGTCGACGGCACCCACAGATTGGAGCGTGGCTTCGAACGAATCATTGTTCAGTATCCAAATGGGGAACATGAGCTTCACTAACGACCATATCTTCTGGAAATCCGGGGAGCTTCGTGCAGGAGATCAGACGTCAACATCTGGTCAGATGTTTAGTTACTCGGCGGTGCAGTGTGCGGGCAGCAAGGCAGGTGCTGATACCAGAAGTCGTGAGCTGGGAATAGCGGAGGCGACCATGAAGGAGGTGATCAGGGATAGCGAGAACCAGAAGAATGAAAAATCCTTGGCTCAAGCCACTGAGGCAAGATGCGTTTCTCACCGTTCAGAGGGGAGCAGGACAAGTACCAAATCTTTCGCATTTTGCAC AATGACTGGAGACCATGACAAAGGTGCTTCAATCGGTTATGCTGCTTCCTTAAAGAGAACAAGCCAAGAACAATCACGACCCCATTCGACCATTACGGAAGAGCCAGAGACAGAACCTTCGAATACAACCGGAAACGTCGCGACACGACCAAGATGGTTTCCCTGCGTGCCATCATGTTGGTCATGGTGTTAG
- the LOC140959371 gene encoding uncharacterized protein yields the protein MASNARTTSYSYQEDIRLCHVYLDISQDPIIGINQSRNQFWSRVEQSYNNSRAPDMTEVRNKRSMQSRMGLILAAIIKLKSCIQQVEQLHPSGASDMYIIIRAKELMKQGSNFKKGFKFDHVWSIMKYMEKFTASSNHSRSTIQREKAKLKKKKDEYMSQTIESMRLGQEKIMEIIQTGNAYREHNKELQIKHMQQTERKLEQNETKIEQNRQMLDLNRFQEENKILVIDLNSIQDPSLRENFRAEQSRILSKREERKRARDSLDYGKYFGDIGGSGSSLPPF from the exons ATGGCTTCGAATGCACGAACTACTTCTTATTCATATCAAGAAGACATACGCCTTTGTCATGTTTATCTTGACATTTCCCAAGATCCTATCATAGGCATAAACCAATCTCGAAATCAATTCTGGAGTCGTGTCGAGCAAAGCTACAACAATTCCAGAGCACCCGACATGACTGAAGTTCGTAACAAAAGATCCATGCAATCTCGTATGGGCTTAATATTGGCGGcgattattaaattaaaatcatgcatCCAACAAGTTGAACAACTCCATCCAAGCGGTGCTTCAGATATGTATATT ATAATTCGTGCAAAAGAGTTAATGAAACAGGGTTCTAATTTCAAGAAAGGTTTTAAGTTTGATCATGTATGGTCTATTATGAAATATATGGAGAAATTTACAGCTTCGTCAAATCATTCACGGTCAACAATTCAAAGAG AAAAAGcaaaattgaaaaagaaaaaagatgaatATATGTCACAGACAATTGAATCAATGAGATTAGGACAAGAAAAAATTATGGAAATAATCCAAACTGGAAATGCATATCGTGAACATAACAAAGAATTACAGATAAAACATATGCAACAAACTGAACGAAAATTGGaacaaaatgaaacaaaaatagaacaaaatcgACAAATGTTGGATTTGAATAGGtttcaagaagaaaacaaaattttggtgATCGATCTTAACTCAATTCAAGATCCATCTTTGCGTGAAAATTTTAGGGCCGAACAGTCAAGAATTTTGAGTAAGAGGGAAGAAAGGAAACGTGCACGTGACAGTCTCGACtatggaaaatattttggagACATTGGAGGATCTGGATCCAGCTTACCTCCGTTTTAA
- the LOC140959372 gene encoding uncharacterized protein, which translates to MKSNPTVCKSVQNFWIDDEDNVNRFASSSSSDEFDSHVQDQFESINKTENLLGTLATNNTILAASYAEQHEVEVKHGGSIPGHIVIPRDRELADHNLFNDYFADNPRYNEAMFRRRFRMSRGLFFRTVEAVKNHDHYFIQRVDGLGRLGLSTNQKITAAMRMLAYGTQADDADEYIKIGESTTIQCLQRFCRDIVEVFAERYLRSPTYIDIDILLRIGEKRGFPGMLGSLDCMH; encoded by the exons ATGAAATCTAATCCGACGGTGTGTAAATCGGTTCAGAATTTTTGGATAGATGATGAAGATAATGTGAATAGATTTG caTCATCTAGCTCATCTGATGAATTTGATTCACATGTTCAAGATCAATTTGAGTCCATCAACAAAACAGAAAATTTATTGGGGACTCTAGCAACCAATAACACAATTTTAGCGGCTTCATATGCTGAGCAACATGAAGTTGAAGTCAAACATGGAGGGTCGATTCCCGGTCATATCGTAATTCCGCGTGATCGAGAATTGGCGGATCATAATCTTTTCAACGATTATTTTGCTGATAATCCAAGATACAATGAAGCAATGTTTCGAAGACGTTTTCGAATGTCACGAGGCCTTTTTTTTCGTACTGTTGAAGCTGTAAAGAATCATGATCATTATTTCATACAACGAGTAGATGGTCTTGGTCGGCTAGGACTCTCTACTAATCAAAAAATTACTGCTGCAATGCGGATGTTGGCATACGGTACACAAGCGGATGATGCTGATGAATATATTAAGATAGGAGAATCAACTACAATTCAATGCCTTCAACGTTTTTGTCGGGATATTGTAGAGGTGTTTGCAGAGAGATACCTAAGGTCACCTACCTACATTGATATTGATATACTACTGCGTATCGGTGAAAAACGTGGATTTCCTGGAATGTTGGGAAGCTTGGACTGTATGCATTGA
- the LOC140958648 gene encoding small ribosomal subunit protein mL104 (rPPR9): MRKPTSPLTPLQLRQLLRCFSARPNLLHQPPPPPLLRPFPTSTSAASTLQFFSPRHSSLRIFSSVTNDGGSFNNNAEKNEEENKNVAEDFSAELLKTPDEEPLPLPQRLDLSFSHIAITPALILATLNISPDAGRAALDFFKWSKSKPDFHLGDEVYSYFVDYFGRRKDFKAAHEVLVDGCGEAGIKCLEALVDRLVRAGRPTHVVSLFDRMEEDYRFSRNVDSLKLIVTSLCERGYASYAEKMVKSLASEFFPDEYICDTLIDGWCVAGKFDEAKRLVDEMRRGGFEIGTYAYNSMLDCVCRLCRKKDPFILQSEAENVLIEMERKGVPRDVETFNVLITNLCKIRKTEDAMKLFSRMGEWGCYPNDTTFLVLIKSLYQAARLGEGDEMMDRMKSAGYALDKKSYYEFLKILCGIERIDHAMSVFAKMKEEGHEPGIKTFDLLMGKLCAHGRLDKANVLYKEAESNGVPVEPKAYKVDPRFVKKKATTAKKEKKRETLPEKMARKRRRLRKIRLSFVKKPKRATRRAY, translated from the coding sequence ATGCGTAAGCCCACATCACCATTAACGCCACTCCAATTACGCCAACTACTTCGCTGCTTCTCTGCGCGGCCAAATCTTCTCCACCAACCTCCGCCGCCGCCGCTCCTTCGACCGTTTCCCACGTCGACTTCGGCTGCCTCTACTCTCCAGTTTTTCTCCCCACGGCACTCTTCATTGAGAATTTTCTCTTCCGTTACAAATGATGGCGGGAGCTTCAATAATAAcgcagaaaagaatgaagaggAAAATAAAAACGTTGCAGAAGATTTTTCCGCTGAGCTTCTGAAAACCCCAGACGAGGAGCCTCTCCCTTTGCCTCAAAGACTGGATCTTTCCTTCTCTCACATCGCCATCACCCCCGCGCTGATCCTTGCCACACTGAATATTTCACCTGATGCAGGGCGAGCGGCCCTTGATTTCTTCAAGTGGTCTAAGTCAAAACCTGATTTTCATCTCGGCGATGAGGTTTATTCCTACTTTGTTGATTATTTTGGTAGAAGGAAAGATTTCAAGGCGGCCCATGAAGTTCTTGTTGATGGCTGTGGAGAAGCTGGGATTAAATGTCTCGAGGCTCTTGTCGATAGGCTGGTTAGGGCTGGCAGGCCAACACACGTAGTGTCATTGTTTGATAGAATGGAAGAAGATTATAGATTCTCGAGGAATGTGGATTCATTGAAGTTGATTGTTACGAGTCTATGTGAGCGTGGATATGCTAGTTATGCTGAAAAAATGGTCAAGAGTTTGGCTAGTGAATTCTTTCCAGATGAGTACATATGTGACACGCTGATAGATGGGTGGTGCGTGGCTGGGAAATTTGATGAAGCTAAAAGATTGGTTGATGAAATGCGTAGGGGAGGATTTGAGATTGGTACATATGCGTACAACTCCATGTTAGATTGTGTTTGTAGGCTTTGCCGAAAGAAGGATCCATTCATACTTCAATCCGAGGCAGAAAACGTGTTGATTGAAATGGAAAGAAAGGGTGTTCCACGTGATGTGGAGACATTCAATGTGCTGATTACTAATTTATGTAAGATTAGAAAAACTGAAGATGCGATGAAACTTTTCTCTAGGATGGGGGAATGGGGATGTTACCCCAATGATACTACATTCCTTGTGCTAATTAAGAGTTTATATCAGGCTGCACGACTCGGGGAAGGTGATGAGATGATGGATAGAATGAAATCTGCTGGATATGCTCTAGATAAGAAGTCTTATTATGAGTTTTTGAAGATTTTGTGTGGGATCGAAAGAATAGATCATGCTATGAGTGTTTTTGCAAAGATGAAGGAGGAGGGTCATGAACCGGGCATTAAAACTTTCGACTTGCTCATGGGAAAGTTGTGTGCTCATGGACGTCTGGATAAGGCGAATGTACTTTACAAAGAAGCTGAGAGCAATGGGGTACCTGTTGAGCCAAAAGCATACAAGGTGGATCCTagatttgtgaagaagaaagctacTACTGCAAAGAAGGAGAAGAAAAGGGAGACACTGCCCGAGAAGATGGCTAGGAAAAGAAGACGGCTTAGAAAGATCAGGTTGAGTTTCGTGAAGAAGCCAAAGCGGGCAACACGTCGAGCTTATTAG
- the LOC140958649 gene encoding cleavage stimulation factor subunit 50 — MDSSGLNASGLEKTLQDGKLYRHVNALIVAHLRDNNFNQAASAVASATMTPLNVEAPLNKLQELVAKGLAVEKDEMLSGGVSSTTLFDSSVPAGYGSIPAPRVVGVDFSAVHDTKGASKTFPKHETRHISEHKNVARCARFSPDGRFLATGSADTSIKLFEISKVKQMMLPDTRDVPVRPVTWTFYDHLQPINDLDFHPQNPILISGAKDRTIKFFDFSRPVARKAFRIIQDTHNVRSVSFHPSGDFLLAGTDHPIPHLYDVNTFQCYLPATVQEIGASGAINQIRYSSTGGIYVTASKDGAIRIWDGVTGHCIRSILNAHGTAETTSANFTKDQRYLLSSGKDSVVNLWEVGTGRLVKQYFGSTHTQLRCQAVFNVTEEFVLSIDEASNEIVIWDALTTERVARWPSNHIGMPRWLEHSPVESSFVTCGTDRSLRFWKET; from the exons ATGGATAGCAGCGGCCTCAACGCCAGTGGATTGGAGAAGACATTGCAGGACGGCAAACTTTACCGCCATGTCAATGCGCTCATTGTTGCCCATCTCCGTGACAACAATTTCAATCAG GCAGCAAGTGCAGTTGCATCAGCTACAATGACACCACTAAATGTTGAAGCACCTCTTAACAAACTCCAGGAGTTGGTTGCCAAG GGTCTTGCAGTGGAGAAAGATGAGATGCTGAGTGGGGGGGTATCTTCAACTACTTTGTTTGATTCAAGCGTACCTGCTGGATATGGCTCAATACCTGCTCCTCGAGTTGTTGGTGTAGATTTCAG TGCTGTGCATGATACAAAAGGAGCATCAAAGACCTTTCCAAAGCATGAAACACGGCATATTTCAGAACACAAG AATGTTGCTAGATGTGCAAGGTTCAGCCCTGATGGAAGATTTCTTGCAACTGGAAGTGCAGACACGTCAATTAAGCTCTTCGAG ATATCAAAAGTGAAGCAAATGATGCTTCCGGATACAAGAGATGTTCCCGTGCGACCTGTAACTTGGACATTTTATGATCACTTACAA CCTATCAATGATTTGGATTTCCATCCtcaaaaccctattttgatttcTGGTGCCAAGGATCGCACAATAAA GTTCTTTGATTTTTCAAGACCGGTTGCAAGGAAGGCATTCAGAATTATTCAG GATACTCACAATGTGAGGTCTGTATCTTTTCATCCATCTGGAGATTTTCTTTTGGCag GAACTGACCATCCAATCCCACACTTGTACGATGTTAACACCTTTCAGTGCTACCTTCCAGCAACTGTTCAAGAGATTGGTGCCAGTGGAGCCATAAATCAG ATCAGGTATTCATCAACAGGTGGCATTTATGTTACAGCATCAAAAGATGGTGCCATTCGTATTTGGGATGGGGTAACTGGTCATTGTATCCGTTCGATTCTGAATGCACATGGAACAGCAGAAACCACCAGTGCAAATTTCACGAAAGATCAAAG GTATCTTCTCTCATCTGGAAAGGATTCCGTCGTAAATCTCTGGGAAGTTGGCACGGGTAGATTAGTCAAACAATATTTTGGATCCACTCATACACAGTTGCGGTGCCAA GCTGTCTTTAATGTAACGGAAGAATTTGTTCTCTCCATCGATGAAGCGAGTAATGAG ATTGTTATATGGGATGCTCTTACGACTGAGAGAGTAGCTAGATGGCCATCAAACCATATTGGCATGCCTCGTTGGCTCGAGCATTCCCCCGTAGAGTCATCATTTGTCACATGTGGAACTGACAGGTCATTGAGATTCTGGAAAGAAACCTGA